A genomic stretch from Halichoerus grypus chromosome 5, mHalGry1.hap1.1, whole genome shotgun sequence includes:
- the GJA8 gene encoding gap junction alpha-8 protein, whose amino-acid sequence MGDWSFLGNILEEVNEHSTVIGRVWLTVLFIFRILILGTAAEFVWGDEQSDFVCNTQQPGCENVCYDEAFPISHIRLWVLQIIFVSTPSLVYVGHAVHHVRMEEKRKERMAEELCQQAAGDGGDRDRVTPAAEQGSIKKGSNSHKGTKKFRLEGTLLRTYICHIIFKTLFEVGFIVGHYFLYGFRILPLYRCSRWPCPNVVDCFVSRPTEKTIFILFMLSVASVSLFLNILEMSHLGLKRIRSAFKRPAEQPLGEIPEKSLHSIAVSSIQKAKGYQLLEEEKIVSHYFPLTEVGMVETSPLSAKPFSQFEEKAGTGPLGDLSRAYQETLPSYAQVGAQEGGGQEPPVDEGAEPEAGDKRQEAERVSTEGQETMTVLEGEKAETPEVGNEGEKEELQAEKVPKQGLPAEKSPSLGPDLTRDDTRPLSRLSKASSRARSDDLTV is encoded by the coding sequence ATGGGCGACTGGAGCTTCCTGGGGAACATCTTGGAGGAGGTGAATGAGCACTCCACGGTCATCGGCAGAGTGTGGCTCACTGTGCTGTTCATCTTCCGGATCCTCATCCTGGGCACGGCGGCGGAGTTCGTGTGGGGAGACGAGCAGTCGGACTTCGTGTGCAACACCCAGCAGCCTGGTTGCGAGAACGTCTGCTACGACGAGGCCTTCCCCATCTCGCACATCCGCCTCTGGGTGCTGCAGATCATCTTCGTGTCCACGCCGTCGCTGGTGTACGTGGGCCACGCCGTGCACCACGTCCGCATGGAGGAGAAGCGCAAGGAGCGCATGGCCGAGGAGCTGTGCCAGCAGGCGGCGGGCGACGGCGGCGACAGGGACAGGGTGACGCCGGCCGCGGAGCAGGGCAGCATCAAGAAGGGCAGCAACAGCCACAAAGGCACCAAGAAGTTCCGGCTGGAGGGGACCCTGCTGAGGACCTACATCTGCCACATCATCTTCAAGACCCTCTTCGAGGTGGGCTTCATCGTGGGCCACTACTTCCTGTACGGCTTCCGGATCCTGCCCCTGTACCGCTGCAGCCGGTGGCCCTGCCCCAACGTGGTGGACTGCTTCGTGTCGCGGCCCACGGAGAAAACCATCTTCATCCTGTTCATGTTGTCTGTGGCCTCTGTGTCCCTCTTCCTCAACATTCTGGAGATGAGTCACCTGGGCCTGAAGAGAATCCGGTCTGCCTTCAAGAGGCCCGCGGAGCAGCCCCTGGGGGAGATCCCCGAGAAGTCCCTCCACTCCATTGCCGTCTCCTCCATCCAGAAGGCCAAGGGCTACCAGCtgctggaagaagagaaaatcgTGTCGCACTATTTCCCTTTGACTGAGGTCGGAATGGTGGAGACCAGCCCACTTTCTGCCAAGCCTTTCAGTCAGTTCGAGGAGAAGGCGGGCACGGGGCCCCTAGGGGACCTGTCCCGAGCTTACCAAGAGACACTGCCTTCCTACGCTCAGgtgggagcccaggaagggggggGGCAGGAGCCGCCGGTGGACGAGGGGGCGGAACCAGAGGCGGGAGACAAGAGGCAGGAGGCCGAGAGAGTGAGCACTGAGGGGCAGGAGACCATGACAGTGCTGGAGGGGGAGAAAGCGGAGACTCCCGAGGTGGGGAACGAGGGTGAGAAGGAAGAGCTGCAGGCTGAGAAGGTACCAAAGCAAGGGCTGCCGGCGGAGAAGTCGCCTTCACTGGGTCCAGACCTGACCAGGGATGACACCAGACCGCTGAGCAGGCTGAGCAAAGCCAGCAGCCGGGCCAGGTCAGACGATCTAACCGTATGA